The Muricauda sp. SCSIO 65647 genome includes a region encoding these proteins:
- a CDS encoding DUF58 domain-containing protein: MDIKSELHKAKLFQNLELLASQVVEGFISGIHKSPFHGYSAEFAEHKIYNIGESTKHIDWKLFARTDKLYTKHYEEETNLRCHMILDNSASMHYPKVGQMHLDNLNKIGFGVLAIAALMNILKKQRDAVGLSIYSDDYEFFIKEKSSERHFQMLLSTLNSTTASKNTGKKTRTYHYLHQIAEKIHRRSLIFLFSDMFQTEVEEDKLFEALRHLKYNKHEVVLFHLMDWQHELNFDFDNAPKRFIDVETGQHIDLYADNIKQAYMTKVKAYIDALKLKCMQYQIKYVEADVRSDFSKILNTFMVERQKFV; the protein is encoded by the coding sequence ATGGACATCAAATCAGAACTTCATAAAGCAAAACTGTTCCAGAATCTAGAGCTTTTGGCCAGCCAAGTGGTCGAAGGCTTCATAAGCGGTATACATAAAAGTCCTTTCCACGGTTACTCTGCAGAGTTTGCCGAGCACAAAATCTATAACATAGGGGAAAGCACCAAACATATCGATTGGAAACTCTTTGCCCGAACCGACAAGCTGTACACCAAACACTATGAAGAAGAGACGAATCTCAGATGCCATATGATATTGGACAATTCGGCATCGATGCATTACCCAAAGGTGGGCCAAATGCACCTTGACAACCTTAACAAGATCGGTTTCGGGGTATTGGCCATTGCAGCGTTGATGAACATTTTAAAAAAACAGCGTGATGCTGTTGGATTGAGCATATATTCCGATGACTATGAATTCTTTATAAAGGAAAAAAGTAGCGAACGCCATTTTCAGATGTTGTTGTCTACACTGAATTCGACCACGGCCTCAAAAAATACGGGCAAGAAAACCCGAACCTATCATTATCTTCACCAGATAGCTGAAAAAATACATAGAAGGAGCCTTATTTTTCTGTTCTCTGATATGTTTCAGACAGAAGTGGAAGAAGACAAGCTGTTCGAGGCACTTCGCCATCTAAAGTATAACAAGCACGAAGTGGTGCTTTTTCACCTTATGGACTGGCAGCATGAACTGAATTTTGATTTTGACAATGCTCCCAAACGATTTATAGATGTTGAAACTGGCCAACATATCGATTTATATGCAGACAATATAAAGCAAGCCTATATGACAAAGGTGAAGGCGTACATAGATGCCTTGAAATTGAAATGCATGCAGTATCAAATAAAGTATGTAGAAGCCGATGTGCGTTCTGATTTTTCGAAGATACTCAACACCTTTATGGTCGAACGGCAGAAGTTCGTATGA
- the trxA gene encoding thioredoxin, translating to MALEITDATFDEVVLKSDKPVVVDFWAAWCGPCRMVGPIIDEVSEEYDGKAVVGKVDVDANQQYAAKYGVRNIPTVLVFKNGEIVTRQVGVSPKKVYTDAIDALL from the coding sequence ATGGCACTAGAAATAACAGATGCGACTTTTGACGAAGTGGTATTAAAAAGTGATAAGCCCGTAGTGGTCGATTTTTGGGCCGCTTGGTGCGGACCTTGTAGAATGGTGGGTCCGATTATCGATGAGGTAAGTGAAGAATATGACGGCAAAGCTGTTGTGGGCAAGGTTGATGTAGATGCCAATCAACAGTATGCGGCAAAATATGGAGTGCGCAACATTCCTACGGTATTGGTCTTTAAAAATGGCGAGATAGTTACCCGACAGGTAGGGGTATCGCCCAAAAAGGTATATACCGATGCCATTGATGCATTGCTTTAA
- a CDS encoding DUF6896 domain-containing protein: MKDQSNIELLIKDYQSTANHVVGLFQRKYGVENLLEGWYSGIYYQTGELKQEGINFYAFHGIGIAVHFDTKMIDFDFAFFPELRWDGFDLWRLKGFVSSQPKKYPELIDEKKLESEFERLKQKGIIENPKLEFPTSLYFWKTDLIS, translated from the coding sequence TTGAAAGACCAAAGCAACATAGAATTGCTCATTAAAGATTATCAATCCACTGCTAATCATGTAGTCGGATTGTTTCAAAGAAAGTATGGAGTTGAAAATTTATTGGAAGGGTGGTATTCTGGCATTTATTATCAGACTGGTGAACTAAAACAAGAAGGAATAAATTTTTACGCCTTTCATGGTATTGGAATTGCCGTTCACTTTGATACAAAAATGATTGATTTTGATTTTGCTTTTTTTCCTGAGCTGCGATGGGACGGTTTTGATTTATGGAGGTTAAAAGGTTTTGTTTCTAGTCAACCCAAGAAATATCCAGAATTAATAGATGAAAAAAAACTAGAATCAGAATTTGAAAGACTGAAACAAAAAGGAATCATTGAAAATCCGAAATTAGAGTTCCCAACCAGTCTGTATTTCTGGAAAACGGATTTGATTTCCTAA
- a CDS encoding contact-dependent growth inhibition system immunity protein — protein MNTEKSIQEIENNYWTDLSEYPTSLVERCHTYRKIKVKDLQIHQINTLLIQDIGSDILIPLVLKQMEQNITEEDEYDGSCFFRSMKHFSVEIWKRNPQYYIRLIEIIKDNKNKIESEWGLKIYDRELYKLENKIN, from the coding sequence ATGAATACTGAAAAATCGATTCAAGAAATAGAAAACAACTACTGGACTGATTTGAGCGAATATCCAACAAGTCTAGTGGAAAGGTGTCATACCTATAGAAAAATCAAGGTAAAGGACTTGCAAATTCACCAAATAAACACCTTGCTTATTCAAGACATTGGTTCGGATATTTTAATCCCTCTTGTTTTAAAACAAATGGAACAAAATATTACTGAAGAAGACGAATATGATGGAAGTTGTTTTTTTAGAAGCATGAAACATTTCAGTGTAGAAATATGGAAAAGAAATCCTCAATATTATATTAGGTTGATTGAGATAATAAAAGACAATAAGAACAAAATCGAATCCGAATGGGGATTAAAAATATATGACCGAGAGCTTTACAAGCTTGAAAACAAAATCAACTAA
- a CDS encoding Fic family protein — protein MHYNWQQKDWPSFQYQTTDIEDMLFDFAQRTGRISGVLEGLSETEQTEAIINLMVSEAIKTSEIEGEYLSRNDVMSSIRRNLGLNPELPLMKDKRAEGVAEFMLAVRNDYLKPLTSQMLFDWHRMLMKGNTQIQVGQWRTHDEPMQIVSGGMGREVVHFEAPPSKEVPTEMDGFIQWFNTSQTEIKKPIIRSAIAHQYFETIHPFEDGNGRIGRAVAEKALSQSIGRPVLFSLSKSIEGNKKTYYDALQRAQRSNEITAWINYFVRTVLDAQIDAEQEIEFTLKKTKFFDKHKDELNERQQKVVRRMLEEGHQGFEGGMNARKYVSLAKTSKATATRDLQDLVAKSIFKPIGGGRSTKYEINI, from the coding sequence ATGCACTATAATTGGCAACAAAAAGATTGGCCCAGTTTTCAATATCAAACTACTGATATTGAAGATATGCTCTTTGATTTTGCCCAACGAACCGGGCGTATTAGTGGTGTATTGGAGGGGCTTTCCGAAACCGAGCAAACCGAAGCTATTATAAACCTTATGGTTTCAGAGGCAATAAAAACCTCAGAAATCGAAGGAGAGTATCTGAGTCGAAACGATGTTATGTCTTCCATTCGCAGGAACTTAGGACTGAATCCAGAATTACCTCTAATGAAGGATAAGAGAGCTGAGGGAGTGGCCGAATTTATGCTAGCTGTCCGAAATGACTATTTAAAACCATTAACAAGTCAGATGCTGTTTGATTGGCATAGGATGTTAATGAAGGGCAACACTCAAATTCAAGTAGGCCAATGGCGTACCCACGATGAACCCATGCAAATTGTTTCAGGAGGTATGGGTAGAGAGGTAGTTCATTTTGAAGCACCTCCTTCAAAGGAAGTGCCTACTGAAATGGATGGTTTTATACAGTGGTTCAATACCTCTCAAACCGAAATCAAAAAACCTATTATTCGTTCAGCTATTGCCCATCAATATTTTGAAACTATTCACCCTTTTGAAGATGGTAATGGTAGAATTGGCAGAGCAGTGGCAGAGAAAGCACTTTCGCAAAGTATAGGTCGCCCAGTGCTTTTCAGTTTGTCCAAATCCATTGAGGGAAATAAGAAAACCTATTATGATGCCTTACAAAGGGCGCAACGTTCCAATGAAATTACTGCTTGGATAAACTATTTTGTCCGAACGGTTTTGGATGCCCAAATCGATGCTGAGCAAGAAATTGAATTCACCTTAAAAAAGACCAAATTCTTTGACAAACACAAAGATGAACTCAATGAGCGTCAACAAAAAGTAGTTCGTAGGATGTTGGAAGAAGGCCATCAAGGCTTTGAAGGTGGAATGAACGCCCGTAAATACGTATCACTCGCGAAAACCTCCAAAGCAACAGCCACAAGAGATTTACAAGACTTAGTGGCAAAAAGCATTTTCAAACCTATTGGTGGAGGGCGGAGTACGAAGTATGAAATCAATATCTAG
- a CDS encoding SRPBCC family protein — protein MKYTIETRIKKPLEEVLEQFHEPSNYMKWMPGIISHQVTYGNNREAGSKSIFKFKVNGRDFEIEERVLKNEVHEVVAEFVSNGTINTQTTQFSKIDANNTNYIVNESFKLHGFMKVIGFLMPGSFKKQTKEFVEAFKNFAENR, from the coding sequence ATGAAATATACTATCGAGACAAGAATCAAAAAACCGTTGGAAGAAGTTCTTGAGCAATTCCATGAGCCTTCGAACTATATGAAATGGATGCCTGGAATTATCAGTCATCAAGTAACTTATGGTAATAACAGGGAAGCTGGCTCTAAATCAATATTCAAATTTAAGGTGAATGGAAGGGATTTTGAAATTGAGGAAAGGGTCCTAAAAAATGAGGTACATGAAGTTGTTGCCGAATTTGTTTCAAATGGAACGATAAATACCCAAACCACTCAATTTTCCAAAATAGATGCCAACAATACCAATTATATCGTCAACGAATCATTCAAATTACATGGGTTTATGAAAGTAATAGGATTTTTAATGCCCGGATCCTTCAAAAAACAGACCAAAGAGTTCGTGGAGGCCTTCAAGAACTTTGCAGAAAACAGATAA
- a CDS encoding helix-turn-helix domain-containing protein — protein MTQKELEKRRKLIGERIKELRLGSGYTSYETFAIDNGFSRRGYWALENGSNFKIDTLSKITTIHGITLEEFFKGIK, from the coding sequence ATGACCCAGAAAGAGCTTGAGAAAAGGAGAAAATTGATAGGTGAACGTATAAAGGAACTAAGGTTAGGTTCTGGATATACTAGTTATGAGACTTTTGCAATTGATAATGGTTTTTCAAGGCGTGGTTACTGGGCTTTGGAAAATGGCAGTAATTTCAAGATTGATACCCTATCAAAAATTACTACCATTCATGGAATAACCTTGGAAGAATTCTTTAAGGGTATAAAGTGA
- a CDS encoding site-specific integrase, producing the protein MYGKLNILFYPKKLKSDTDGKAMIYTRVTINGKRSEFSLGRRVDEHRWDSRGAKLRGTSSEVSNFNRFLDNVKNRLYDIYDSLLKERADISATIIKNIYLGKEGKEHMVLEIFQEHNDEMESLLGKGFTKGTLQRYKAAYKHVSEYIQHNYHRNDIPVRRVDHKFISGLEFFLKSKRNCDHNTAIKYIVNFKKIIRISYANEWITKDPFFHWKASWKTKEKQYLTQEELDTLRNKKSFLPRLDLVRDIFVFCCYTGLAYSDVKQLQSKHIVIGINGDRWIKMPRKKTKAISSIPLLPTAEAIIEKYNEHPYVVDGKGILPVLTNQKSNAYLKEIADVCGIHKNLTTHLARHTFATTVTLSNGVSISTVSKMLGHRSLKTTQIYAKVLDSKIADEMEQLKEKIQQNEISKAKDKGKVEN; encoded by the coding sequence ATGTACGGAAAACTAAACATCCTTTTTTACCCTAAAAAATTAAAGTCAGACACTGATGGAAAAGCCATGATTTATACTCGTGTAACCATTAATGGTAAACGCAGTGAGTTTAGTCTAGGCCGAAGGGTAGATGAACACAGATGGGATTCACGAGGGGCAAAATTAAGGGGAACGAGCTCAGAGGTATCCAATTTCAATAGGTTTTTGGACAACGTTAAGAACAGGCTCTACGATATTTACGATTCCCTTTTAAAAGAAAGAGCTGATATTTCAGCAACTATTATCAAAAACATCTATTTGGGTAAGGAAGGTAAGGAGCATATGGTTCTGGAAATCTTCCAGGAACACAATGATGAAATGGAAAGTTTGTTGGGCAAAGGTTTCACAAAAGGAACTTTACAACGTTATAAAGCAGCTTATAAACACGTTTCGGAATATATTCAGCATAACTACCATAGAAACGACATTCCCGTCCGTAGGGTTGATCACAAGTTCATTTCTGGGTTAGAGTTCTTTTTGAAATCTAAACGAAATTGCGACCACAATACCGCTATTAAGTATATAGTAAATTTTAAAAAGATTATCCGTATTTCATATGCCAATGAATGGATTACCAAAGACCCTTTCTTTCATTGGAAAGCAAGTTGGAAAACAAAAGAAAAGCAGTACTTGACCCAAGAGGAACTTGACACCCTAAGAAACAAAAAGTCTTTCTTGCCACGTCTTGATTTGGTAAGGGATATTTTTGTTTTCTGTTGTTATACGGGATTGGCCTATTCAGATGTCAAACAATTACAATCAAAACATATTGTAATCGGAATCAACGGGGATAGATGGATAAAAATGCCACGAAAGAAAACCAAGGCGATAAGTAGTATTCCCTTGCTCCCAACTGCCGAAGCTATCATTGAAAAATATAACGAACATCCTTATGTGGTAGATGGCAAAGGAATATTGCCTGTTCTGACCAATCAAAAATCGAATGCTTACCTTAAAGAGATTGCCGATGTATGTGGAATTCATAAAAACCTTACTACACATCTGGCCAGACATACATTTGCAACAACGGTCACCCTATCCAATGGGGTTTCCATTTCCACGGTCAGTAAAATGTTAGGACATCGTTCCTTGAAAACCACTCAAATCTATGCCAAGGTTCTTGATAGCAAGATTGCTGATGAAATGGAACAATTGAAGGAAAAAATACAGCAGAATGAAATCTCTAAGGCAAAGGATAAAGGTAAAGTCGAAAACTAA
- a CDS encoding COR domain-containing protein — protein MLDKRKIEETMKNVTVHGWQVVNLRNCGLSSIPEELFNHPDIVAIDLGNDDYLEESKRNKITEVPDRISDISRLSRLNLENNRVNKISDEVANLYRLKYLNLENNQLKELPEKIANMEDLEKLAISGNPFDMLPPEIVARGIDSIRNFFKELKEQDFIYEVKLIIVGEGRVGKTCLSRALIEDDYVLENEQSTEGININRWVIPKKEIIEINSDIDRDFQINIWDFGGQEIYHSTHQFFLTKRSIYLLVTESRKEDSHDDFFYWLNVIKLLGDKSPVMMVLNKCDQPTKELPFKEYKAAFNNIISFHKISLKKEYKSDFQVFKDQLKRVASELPHIGNPLPKVWVDIRGELENLKLEGKDYISRDDYLELCKKYYRKEDSALFLSEYFHDLGVIIHFQDDIELRDLVILNHEWITRGVYKILDDRKVISQNGRFNHEDILRIWSDDEHKAKIRELISLMKNKKFDLCFELDNGEYLVPRLLPVDEVEYEWNSTEENTKFEFRYKFMPKGILARLIVKMNADIHENEYWRYGVILKYENTFALIKEKYFQNRITIELKGDNKREFLYLIRKNINEIHNDFNKLSVNEMIPCTCPLCVSSQTPHFYKYKLLRRYEMNDIVKIRCDFSLQEVSVFDLTSDMAKKSLYQEKIVVCENKNAEVLNGIYFENTKFFPENNSNAVFIKIKTNPDLYGLRDRDFLVDSEIERIRKKYPNYYILNYYCFENYLYHPENINELGLSNFDKQGYIKEIIDQKNKNKNQIISIFKKSRDSYQEFKIDADKLCDKANENEIINYLESDDLEIFLKAYDMKNRFDKTIISKFQLKVDELSQTHWFRTKLASILEIENFRDKDVHELVEIPHSK, from the coding sequence ATGTTAGACAAGCGCAAAATAGAGGAAACCATGAAAAATGTGACTGTGCATGGCTGGCAGGTTGTCAACCTACGCAATTGCGGTCTGAGTTCCATACCAGAAGAACTATTCAATCATCCAGATATAGTTGCGATTGACTTAGGAAATGATGACTATTTAGAAGAGAGTAAAAGAAATAAAATCACAGAGGTTCCAGATAGAATATCAGATATAAGCAGACTATCACGACTAAACTTAGAGAACAATAGAGTCAATAAAATTAGCGATGAAGTGGCAAATCTTTACCGACTCAAATATTTGAATCTAGAAAACAATCAACTAAAAGAGTTGCCTGAGAAGATTGCCAATATGGAAGACTTGGAAAAGTTGGCTATTTCGGGAAACCCTTTTGATATGTTGCCTCCAGAAATAGTAGCAAGAGGCATTGATTCGATTAGAAATTTCTTTAAAGAATTAAAAGAACAAGATTTTATATATGAAGTAAAACTGATAATAGTGGGTGAAGGGAGAGTAGGTAAGACATGTCTTTCCCGAGCATTAATTGAAGATGATTATGTATTAGAGAATGAACAAAGTACTGAAGGAATCAATATTAATAGATGGGTAATCCCAAAGAAAGAAATAATTGAGATAAACTCAGATATTGATAGAGATTTCCAAATAAATATATGGGATTTCGGAGGGCAGGAAATTTATCATTCAACACATCAGTTCTTCCTAACTAAAAGATCCATCTATTTACTTGTGACAGAATCACGTAAAGAAGATAGTCATGATGATTTCTTCTATTGGTTGAATGTAATAAAACTTTTGGGAGATAAAAGCCCAGTAATGATGGTTTTGAACAAATGTGACCAACCAACAAAGGAACTCCCATTCAAAGAATATAAAGCAGCTTTCAATAATATTATTTCCTTTCATAAGATAAGTCTGAAGAAAGAATATAAAAGTGATTTTCAAGTTTTTAAAGATCAATTAAAAAGAGTTGCCTCGGAACTTCCACATATAGGAAACCCACTACCCAAAGTATGGGTCGATATAAGAGGAGAGCTCGAAAACCTGAAATTAGAAGGTAAAGACTATATAAGCAGAGATGATTACTTAGAATTATGCAAAAAATACTATCGGAAAGAAGATAGTGCACTTTTCTTAAGTGAGTATTTCCATGACTTAGGTGTCATTATTCACTTTCAAGATGACATAGAATTAAGGGATTTAGTCATTTTAAATCATGAATGGATAACAAGGGGAGTTTACAAAATTCTCGATGACAGAAAAGTGATAAGTCAAAATGGTCGGTTTAATCATGAAGATATACTAAGAATTTGGTCTGACGATGAGCACAAAGCCAAAATAAGAGAGTTAATTTCTCTTATGAAGAATAAAAAATTCGATTTGTGTTTTGAACTAGATAATGGTGAATATTTAGTGCCAAGACTACTACCAGTAGATGAAGTTGAATACGAATGGAATTCAACTGAAGAAAACACAAAATTTGAATTTAGATACAAATTCATGCCAAAAGGTATTTTGGCAAGGTTGATTGTAAAAATGAATGCTGACATCCATGAAAATGAGTATTGGCGTTATGGGGTTATATTAAAATATGAAAACACTTTTGCATTAATCAAAGAAAAATATTTTCAGAATAGAATAACTATAGAGCTAAAGGGGGATAATAAAAGAGAGTTTTTATATCTCATTAGAAAAAACATCAATGAGATTCATAATGATTTCAATAAATTATCAGTAAATGAGATGATACCATGTACTTGCCCTCTATGCGTTTCTAGCCAAACACCTCATTTCTATAAATATAAGTTGCTTAGAAGATACGAAATGAACGACATAGTTAAAATTCGGTGTGATTTTAGTCTGCAGGAAGTATCAGTATTTGATTTAACAAGCGACATGGCAAAGAAGTCGCTTTATCAAGAAAAAATAGTCGTTTGCGAAAATAAAAATGCGGAAGTTTTGAATGGAATCTATTTTGAAAACACCAAGTTTTTCCCTGAGAACAATAGTAATGCGGTATTCATTAAGATAAAAACCAATCCTGATTTATATGGACTCCGAGACCGAGATTTTCTAGTGGATTCGGAAATTGAAAGAATACGAAAAAAATATCCAAACTACTATATTCTTAATTACTATTGTTTTGAAAATTATTTATATCATCCTGAGAACATAAATGAATTAGGACTTAGCAATTTTGACAAACAAGGATACATCAAGGAAATTATTGACCAGAAGAATAAGAATAAAAATCAAATAATATCAATTTTTAAGAAATCAAGAGACTCTTATCAAGAGTTTAAGATAGATGCGGACAAATTATGTGATAAGGCCAATGAGAATGAAATTATAAATTATTTAGAGTCAGATGATTTGGAAATCTTCCTAAAGGCCTATGATATGAAAAATAGATTTGACAAGACCATCATTAGTAAATTCCAGCTGAAAGTGGATGAATTGTCACAAACTCATTGGTTTAGAACAAAACTAGCATCTATCCTGGAAATTGAAAATTTTAGAGACAAGGATGTTCATGAATTGGTTGAGATCCCCCATTCTAAGTAA
- a CDS encoding AraC family transcriptional regulator, translated as MQIIPAQLDKISSLFIRNAWIVEESNGFDIHVKAFPTGYPYINVVSGTKFSIEDHKGNVLETTSYLSGNSIHPFELNMRVIKRAITIQLQPYAIPYLTGLSAHEFKDLRVPVDSFSKYLAERLETLISSDLESSFVLNEIIRLFSEQKEDSNVDPRILFVLQNIMTNEGNISIGQVNGQLNLSKRRLQQLFQKHLGLTLKSYSKVVKMQSHMFKLLNGKSLDYIVPDGYYDQSHFIHDMKEQTSMSPTAFQKFITSSEHHGAYYVSNLFYGS; from the coding sequence ATGCAAATTATTCCAGCACAGTTAGATAAGATTTCAAGCTTGTTCATACGCAATGCATGGATAGTGGAAGAAAGCAATGGGTTTGACATCCATGTTAAGGCCTTTCCCACAGGGTACCCTTATATCAATGTTGTTTCTGGAACAAAGTTTTCAATTGAGGATCACAAGGGGAATGTTTTGGAAACTACCTCCTATTTGTCGGGCAATTCAATCCATCCTTTTGAGTTGAACATGCGAGTTATCAAGAGAGCCATCACGATTCAATTGCAGCCCTACGCAATACCCTATTTGACGGGGTTGTCCGCTCATGAATTTAAAGATCTTCGTGTACCTGTAGATAGTTTTTCCAAGTATTTGGCAGAACGTTTGGAAACTCTTATTAGTTCAGATTTGGAGAGTAGCTTTGTGCTTAACGAAATCATCAGGTTGTTCAGCGAACAGAAAGAAGATTCCAATGTTGATCCACGAATTCTCTTTGTACTCCAAAACATAATGACCAATGAGGGAAATATATCCATTGGTCAAGTAAACGGTCAGCTAAACCTTAGCAAAAGACGATTACAGCAATTGTTCCAAAAACATTTAGGATTAACTCTTAAATCTTATTCCAAGGTGGTTAAAATGCAAAGCCATATGTTCAAACTTTTGAATGGGAAAAGCTTGGATTACATCGTTCCCGATGGATACTATGACCAATCCCATTTTATCCATGATATGAAAGAGCAGACGTCTATGTCTCCCACAGCTTTTCAAAAATTTATCACTTCCTCGGAACATCATGGGGCTTATTATGTCTCCAATTTGTTTTATGGATCATAA
- a CDS encoding SRPBCC domain-containing protein: protein MHQTIRWKLCLKSKPSKVFSYLTSTEGIEKFWAEKAEKKDGHIQFSFPNKQVYKSKILNQEANKNFRIEYFNSIVDFNLSENELGGTLMELVNSNVELEDYHANYAGWVSVLMTLKAAVDFEVDLRNHDSQKTWDDGYMDN, encoded by the coding sequence ATGCACCAAACGATTAGATGGAAGCTTTGTTTGAAATCAAAGCCTAGCAAGGTGTTCTCATATCTGACCAGCACGGAAGGAATAGAGAAGTTTTGGGCGGAAAAAGCGGAAAAAAAAGATGGACATATTCAGTTTTCATTCCCGAACAAGCAAGTTTATAAGAGCAAAATTCTAAATCAAGAGGCAAACAAAAACTTCCGAATAGAATACTTTAACTCTATTGTTGATTTTAATCTTTCTGAAAACGAGCTAGGCGGAACGCTCATGGAATTGGTCAATTCCAATGTAGAACTAGAAGATTATCATGCTAATTATGCTGGCTGGGTGTCCGTGTTGATGACATTAAAGGCTGCTGTTGACTTTGAAGTAGATTTAAGAAACCATGATTCCCAAAAAACTTGGGATGATGGTTATATGGATAATTAA